In a genomic window of Carassius gibelio isolate Cgi1373 ecotype wild population from Czech Republic chromosome A3, carGib1.2-hapl.c, whole genome shotgun sequence:
- the LOC127948036 gene encoding epidermal growth factor receptor kinase substrate 8-like protein 1 isoform X3: MAAPTVIPRRQSKSTNDTAANLHPIVNGGNRVKTDLMHAQREVDLVNRCFADVERFMAHLQETAEAKHILEQQSIKKNSKKNKKKSKKKKQQDESPLTQSGTPPSEQEFVDIFQKIKYSVCLLDRLKMKISEPTAEELLHHVFIPLQLMVKTTGGPELAATVSSPAMTSGAISLLQQNLSEQEKQLWNSLGSNWTVSSPQLGKTYTPVFLDGWQPMTIDAYGQPIEDPIESQHKYEALMQQARLSGYQEHDGMEDSLPLHEERLYSCSYDFVARNSSELSVLHGETLEVLESSKRWWKCRNEYGQIGFVPHNLLEPINHAEVDSTNVVMRKHSMKAPIPPPGGGRVSCYLPSSTAKNAFHSDPRPQSMPPIGDNRDKAMLMNGELLQRLANGKSASARPVVINKANETTSPLYYHSSQAEVQGWLRAKGFNDSTVQSLGVLTGAQLFSLNKEELRAVCPEEGTRVYSQIMVQKSLLEDERKATELEAIMKKQKMKVDLKAEGGEF; encoded by the exons ATGGCTGCTCCCACAGTTATCCCTAGGAGACAGTCTAAGTCTACAAATGACACAGCTGCTAACttacatcccatag TAAACGGAGGAAACAGAGTGAAAACAGATCTAATGCATGCACAGAGAGAAGTT GATTTGGTGAATCGCTGTTTTGCTGATGTGGAGCGTTTCATGGCGCATCTGCAGGAGACAGCTGAGGCTAAGCACATTCTAGAGCAACAGAGCATTAAGAAGAATAGCaaaaagaataagaagaaaagcaagaagaagaaacaGCAGGATG AAAGCCCTCTCACACAAAGCGGGACCCCGCCATCAGAACAAgaatttgtggatatttttcagaAGATTAAATATTCTGTCTGTCTACTG GATCGGCTGAAGATGAAAATCTCAGAACCAACCGCAGAAGAACTCTTGCACCATGTCTTCATCCCTTTGCAATTG ATGGTAAAGACCACAGGTGGTCCTGAGTTGGCAGCAACAGTCTCCAGCCCCGCTATGACCAGTGGAGCAATCTCTCTACTACAGCAGAACCTCAGTGAACAAGAGAAACAACTGTGGAATTCACTCGGGTCAAACTGGACCGTGTCATC CCCTCAACTCGGCAAGACATACACACCTGTCTTTCTGGATGGTTGGCAGCCAATGACCATAGACGCATACGGACAACCCATTGAGGACCCCATAGAGTCCCAGCACAAATATGAAGCCCTAATGCAGCAG GCACGTCTATCTGGATACCAGGAACATGACGG GATGGAAGACTCCTTGCCTCTTCATGAAGAAAGGCTGTACTCTTGCAGTTACGACTTTGTGGCACGAAACAGTAGTGAACTCTCAGTTTTACATGGAGAAACTCTGGAG GTGTTAGAGTCATCAAAGCGATGGTGGAAATGTAGGAATGAATACGGCCAGATTGGTTTTGTTCCACATAATCTCCTCGAGCCAATCAATCACGCAGAAGTTGACTCCACCAACGTAGTAATGCGCAAGCATTCCATG AAAGCTCCTATTCCTCCCCCGGGGGGAGGGAGGGTCTCCTGTTATCTGCCCAGTTCAACTGCCAAAAATGCATTCCACTCTGATCCACGCCCCCAAAGTATGCCACCAATCGGAGACAACAGAGATAAAG CAATGTTGATGAATGGTGAGCTCTTGCAGCGATTGGCTAATGGTAAATCAGCATCAGCACGTCCAGTGGTAATTAACAAAGCAAATGAGACCACCTCACCGCTGTACTACCACTCCTCTCAAGCTGAGGTTCAGGGGTGGCTCAGGGCCAAAGGCTTCAATGATTC CACTGTACAGAGTCTGGGTGTCCTAACGGGAGCTCAGCTCTTCTCTCTGAATAAGGAGGAGCTGCGTGCCGTTTGTCCAGAAGAGGGAACCAGAGTATACAGCCAGATCATGGTGCAGAAATCACTGCTGGAG GATGAGAGGAAGGCCACTGAGCTGGAGGCCATAATGAAGAAACAGAAGATGAAGGTTGATCTGAAAGCAGAGGGTGGAGAATTTTAA
- the LOC127948036 gene encoding epidermal growth factor receptor kinase substrate 8-like protein 1 isoform X2, translating into MAAPTVIPRRQSKSTNDTAANLHPIGVNALNGGNRVKTDLMHAQREVDLVNRCFADVERFMAHLQETAEAKHILEQQSIKKNSKKNKKKSKKKKQQDESPLTQSGTPPSEQEFVDIFQKIKYSVCLLDRLKMKISEPTAEELLHHVFIPLQLMVKTTGGPELAATVSSPAMTSGAISLLQQNLSEQEKQLWNSLGSNWTVSSPQLGKTYTPVFLDGWQPMTIDAYGQPIEDPIESQHKYEALMQQARLSGYQEHDGMEDSLPLHEERLYSCSYDFVARNSSELSVLHGETLEVLESSKRWWKCRNEYGQIGFVPHNLLEPINHAEVDSTNVVMRKHSMKAPIPPPGGGRVSCYLPSSTAKNAFHSDPRPQSMPPIGDNRDKAMLMNGELLQRLANGKSASARPVVINKANETTSPLYYHSSQAEVQGWLRAKGFNDSTVQSLGVLTGAQLFSLNKEELRAVCPEEGTRVYSQIMVQKSLLEDERKATELEAIMKKQKMKVDLKAEGGEF; encoded by the exons ATGGCTGCTCCCACAGTTATCCCTAGGAGACAGTCTAAGTCTACAAATGACACAGCTGCTAACttacatcccataggtgtaaatGCAT TAAACGGAGGAAACAGAGTGAAAACAGATCTAATGCATGCACAGAGAGAAGTT GATTTGGTGAATCGCTGTTTTGCTGATGTGGAGCGTTTCATGGCGCATCTGCAGGAGACAGCTGAGGCTAAGCACATTCTAGAGCAACAGAGCATTAAGAAGAATAGCaaaaagaataagaagaaaagcaagaagaagaaacaGCAGGATG AAAGCCCTCTCACACAAAGCGGGACCCCGCCATCAGAACAAgaatttgtggatatttttcagaAGATTAAATATTCTGTCTGTCTACTG GATCGGCTGAAGATGAAAATCTCAGAACCAACCGCAGAAGAACTCTTGCACCATGTCTTCATCCCTTTGCAATTG ATGGTAAAGACCACAGGTGGTCCTGAGTTGGCAGCAACAGTCTCCAGCCCCGCTATGACCAGTGGAGCAATCTCTCTACTACAGCAGAACCTCAGTGAACAAGAGAAACAACTGTGGAATTCACTCGGGTCAAACTGGACCGTGTCATC CCCTCAACTCGGCAAGACATACACACCTGTCTTTCTGGATGGTTGGCAGCCAATGACCATAGACGCATACGGACAACCCATTGAGGACCCCATAGAGTCCCAGCACAAATATGAAGCCCTAATGCAGCAG GCACGTCTATCTGGATACCAGGAACATGACGG GATGGAAGACTCCTTGCCTCTTCATGAAGAAAGGCTGTACTCTTGCAGTTACGACTTTGTGGCACGAAACAGTAGTGAACTCTCAGTTTTACATGGAGAAACTCTGGAG GTGTTAGAGTCATCAAAGCGATGGTGGAAATGTAGGAATGAATACGGCCAGATTGGTTTTGTTCCACATAATCTCCTCGAGCCAATCAATCACGCAGAAGTTGACTCCACCAACGTAGTAATGCGCAAGCATTCCATG AAAGCTCCTATTCCTCCCCCGGGGGGAGGGAGGGTCTCCTGTTATCTGCCCAGTTCAACTGCCAAAAATGCATTCCACTCTGATCCACGCCCCCAAAGTATGCCACCAATCGGAGACAACAGAGATAAAG CAATGTTGATGAATGGTGAGCTCTTGCAGCGATTGGCTAATGGTAAATCAGCATCAGCACGTCCAGTGGTAATTAACAAAGCAAATGAGACCACCTCACCGCTGTACTACCACTCCTCTCAAGCTGAGGTTCAGGGGTGGCTCAGGGCCAAAGGCTTCAATGATTC CACTGTACAGAGTCTGGGTGTCCTAACGGGAGCTCAGCTCTTCTCTCTGAATAAGGAGGAGCTGCGTGCCGTTTGTCCAGAAGAGGGAACCAGAGTATACAGCCAGATCATGGTGCAGAAATCACTGCTGGAG GATGAGAGGAAGGCCACTGAGCTGGAGGCCATAATGAAGAAACAGAAGATGAAGGTTGATCTGAAAGCAGAGGGTGGAGAATTTTAA
- the LOC127948036 gene encoding epidermal growth factor receptor kinase substrate 8-like protein 1 isoform X1, whose amino-acid sequence MAAPTVIPRRQSKSTNDTAANLHPIGVNACGYMSIFLNGGNRVKTDLMHAQREVDLVNRCFADVERFMAHLQETAEAKHILEQQSIKKNSKKNKKKSKKKKQQDESPLTQSGTPPSEQEFVDIFQKIKYSVCLLDRLKMKISEPTAEELLHHVFIPLQLMVKTTGGPELAATVSSPAMTSGAISLLQQNLSEQEKQLWNSLGSNWTVSSPQLGKTYTPVFLDGWQPMTIDAYGQPIEDPIESQHKYEALMQQARLSGYQEHDGMEDSLPLHEERLYSCSYDFVARNSSELSVLHGETLEVLESSKRWWKCRNEYGQIGFVPHNLLEPINHAEVDSTNVVMRKHSMKAPIPPPGGGRVSCYLPSSTAKNAFHSDPRPQSMPPIGDNRDKAMLMNGELLQRLANGKSASARPVVINKANETTSPLYYHSSQAEVQGWLRAKGFNDSTVQSLGVLTGAQLFSLNKEELRAVCPEEGTRVYSQIMVQKSLLEDERKATELEAIMKKQKMKVDLKAEGGEF is encoded by the exons ATGGCTGCTCCCACAGTTATCCCTAGGAGACAGTCTAAGTCTACAAATGACACAGCTGCTAACttacatcccataggtgtaaatGCATGTGGGTATATGTCTATTTTCT TAAACGGAGGAAACAGAGTGAAAACAGATCTAATGCATGCACAGAGAGAAGTT GATTTGGTGAATCGCTGTTTTGCTGATGTGGAGCGTTTCATGGCGCATCTGCAGGAGACAGCTGAGGCTAAGCACATTCTAGAGCAACAGAGCATTAAGAAGAATAGCaaaaagaataagaagaaaagcaagaagaagaaacaGCAGGATG AAAGCCCTCTCACACAAAGCGGGACCCCGCCATCAGAACAAgaatttgtggatatttttcagaAGATTAAATATTCTGTCTGTCTACTG GATCGGCTGAAGATGAAAATCTCAGAACCAACCGCAGAAGAACTCTTGCACCATGTCTTCATCCCTTTGCAATTG ATGGTAAAGACCACAGGTGGTCCTGAGTTGGCAGCAACAGTCTCCAGCCCCGCTATGACCAGTGGAGCAATCTCTCTACTACAGCAGAACCTCAGTGAACAAGAGAAACAACTGTGGAATTCACTCGGGTCAAACTGGACCGTGTCATC CCCTCAACTCGGCAAGACATACACACCTGTCTTTCTGGATGGTTGGCAGCCAATGACCATAGACGCATACGGACAACCCATTGAGGACCCCATAGAGTCCCAGCACAAATATGAAGCCCTAATGCAGCAG GCACGTCTATCTGGATACCAGGAACATGACGG GATGGAAGACTCCTTGCCTCTTCATGAAGAAAGGCTGTACTCTTGCAGTTACGACTTTGTGGCACGAAACAGTAGTGAACTCTCAGTTTTACATGGAGAAACTCTGGAG GTGTTAGAGTCATCAAAGCGATGGTGGAAATGTAGGAATGAATACGGCCAGATTGGTTTTGTTCCACATAATCTCCTCGAGCCAATCAATCACGCAGAAGTTGACTCCACCAACGTAGTAATGCGCAAGCATTCCATG AAAGCTCCTATTCCTCCCCCGGGGGGAGGGAGGGTCTCCTGTTATCTGCCCAGTTCAACTGCCAAAAATGCATTCCACTCTGATCCACGCCCCCAAAGTATGCCACCAATCGGAGACAACAGAGATAAAG CAATGTTGATGAATGGTGAGCTCTTGCAGCGATTGGCTAATGGTAAATCAGCATCAGCACGTCCAGTGGTAATTAACAAAGCAAATGAGACCACCTCACCGCTGTACTACCACTCCTCTCAAGCTGAGGTTCAGGGGTGGCTCAGGGCCAAAGGCTTCAATGATTC CACTGTACAGAGTCTGGGTGTCCTAACGGGAGCTCAGCTCTTCTCTCTGAATAAGGAGGAGCTGCGTGCCGTTTGTCCAGAAGAGGGAACCAGAGTATACAGCCAGATCATGGTGCAGAAATCACTGCTGGAG GATGAGAGGAAGGCCACTGAGCTGGAGGCCATAATGAAGAAACAGAAGATGAAGGTTGATCTGAAAGCAGAGGGTGGAGAATTTTAA